The Algoriphagus sp. TR-M9 genome has a window encoding:
- the murG gene encoding undecaprenyldiphospho-muramoylpentapeptide beta-N-acetylglucosaminyltransferase, whose product MISGGGTGGHIYPAIAIANAWREKYPSSKILFVGASGKMEMQKVPDAGYKIKGLPVAGLQRSFSLENLKFPFKLLSSLMKASKIVSDFRPDVVVGVGGYASGPVLFAAQRKGIPTLVQEQNSYAGLTNKILAKRAKKICVAYPDMDRFFPADRISYTGNPVRKDILDLAGKREKAITHFALEAEKKTLLVLGGSLGARTLNQAVLNDMAKLDEAGYQVIWQCGKYYYKEMKKKTQEAGFSCIHLREFIREMDLAYAAADVIVSRAGALSVSELSLVGKPVIFIPSPNVAEDHQTKNAMAYVQHDAAWLLKDAEAIGQLENKVDLLMKDAKVSGILGENIKKLAKPNAAIAIVEEIEGLIA is encoded by the coding sequence TTGATCAGTGGTGGAGGTACCGGAGGGCATATCTACCCGGCTATTGCCATCGCCAATGCCTGGAGGGAAAAATACCCTTCCAGTAAGATTCTCTTTGTGGGAGCATCTGGCAAAATGGAAATGCAAAAAGTACCTGATGCGGGCTATAAGATAAAAGGTTTGCCTGTAGCAGGCTTACAGAGAAGCTTTAGTTTGGAGAACTTGAAGTTTCCATTTAAGCTGTTGAGCAGCCTGATGAAAGCTTCTAAAATCGTAAGTGATTTTCGTCCTGATGTAGTGGTGGGCGTGGGTGGCTATGCGAGTGGCCCGGTGCTGTTTGCTGCGCAGCGAAAAGGCATACCAACACTGGTGCAGGAGCAGAATTCTTACGCCGGTTTGACGAATAAGATTTTGGCAAAAAGAGCCAAAAAGATCTGTGTGGCTTATCCTGATATGGATAGGTTTTTCCCGGCAGACCGCATTTCCTATACCGGTAATCCGGTGAGGAAGGATATTCTGGATTTGGCGGGGAAGAGAGAAAAGGCGATCACTCATTTTGCCTTAGAGGCTGAGAAAAAGACACTGTTGGTTTTGGGTGGCTCTTTAGGAGCACGTACGCTCAACCAAGCAGTACTGAATGACATGGCAAAGCTTGATGAGGCAGGCTATCAGGTGATATGGCAATGTGGTAAATACTACTACAAGGAGATGAAGAAAAAGACGCAGGAAGCTGGCTTTTCCTGCATTCATCTGCGGGAGTTTATTCGTGAAATGGACCTGGCCTATGCGGCAGCGGATGTGATTGTGTCCAGAGCTGGGGCGCTGTCAGTTTCTGAACTTTCCCTGGTGGGGAAGCCGGTGATATTTATCCCTTCGCCTAATGTGGCCGAAGACCACCAGACTAAAAATGCCATGGCATATGTGCAGCACGATGCCGCATGGCTTTTGAAAGATGCGGAGGCCATAGGGCAATTAGAAAATAAGGTAGACCTATTGATGAAGGATGCGAAAGTGTCTGGAATTCTAGGGGAAAACATCAAAAAACTGGCTAAGCCCAATGCGGCTATTGCCATAGTAGAAGAAATAGAAGGATTGATTGCATGA
- a CDS encoding cell division protein FtsQ/DivIB, whose protein sequence is MKKSKLTKLLSFVILSLILVGFIGFVEKQTGFRTYQGAEISIAGISGVYFVEEAEIRKILNEAFPELKAGLMLEEVPMKEIEDRLNGHPFVKSVEAMVGQKGILNIKISQHQPIARIAQPLAADGYITVEGRVIPTSTSYTSRVLILEGDYAEKLMDKGEIMSEMPELMDLIQFIVKDEFWKAQITELEVNSPDDIRLFQQVGKQVIEFGDANDIANKFDRIEVFYKEILPRKGWNAYERVSVKFKDQIVCE, encoded by the coding sequence ATGAAAAAGAGTAAACTGACCAAGCTATTGTCATTTGTGATCCTCAGTTTGATACTGGTGGGTTTCATCGGATTTGTGGAAAAGCAAACGGGATTTAGAACCTATCAAGGAGCTGAAATCAGCATTGCGGGAATCAGCGGTGTTTATTTCGTGGAGGAAGCGGAAATCAGAAAAATATTAAATGAGGCATTTCCAGAGTTGAAAGCAGGTCTGATGCTGGAAGAAGTGCCAATGAAAGAGATAGAGGACAGGCTGAATGGTCATCCATTTGTCAAATCAGTAGAAGCTATGGTAGGTCAAAAAGGGATTTTGAACATTAAAATCAGTCAACATCAGCCTATCGCGAGAATTGCGCAGCCACTGGCCGCAGATGGATACATTACCGTAGAGGGCAGGGTAATTCCTACTTCTACCTCCTATACCAGTCGGGTTTTGATACTGGAGGGTGATTATGCAGAGAAACTGATGGATAAGGGGGAGATTATGAGCGAAATGCCCGAGCTGATGGATTTGATTCAGTTTATCGTGAAGGATGAATTTTGGAAGGCTCAGATCACTGAACTGGAAGTCAATTCACCGGATGATATCAGGCTTTTCCAGCAAGTGGGAAAGCAGGTGATCGAGTTTGGGGATGCAAATGATATCGCCAATAAATTTGACCGAATAGAGGTCTTTTACAAAGAAATACTGCCTCGTAAGGGCTGGAATGCTTACGAAAGAGTGAGTGTGAAATTTAAGGATCAAATAGTCTGTGAATAA
- a CDS encoding penicillin-binding protein, whose amino-acid sequence MNFKKSILIRVRVVFILIALGSALIPYQIAKLQLAEGDVWREKAETINFQFREVPATRGNIYASDGSLLATSLPFYRVALDPTIADKDDYNEGLDSLARLLSGFYKDRSAASYKRMINDARLDQKRYLVLNRKQIGYQAMQQMSTWPIFREGRLGGGVLFEKVEKRYRPFNSLASRTVGFLNEDNYGAGIEYSFNNYLKGQDGKALFQRLAGGSWKPVFDAEDVKPENGFDVITTLDVNIQDVAETALRRQLTDRDAEFGSVIVMEVKTGQIKAITNLQRNTSGNGYGENYNFAIGDQGSTEPGSTFKLLSMLALLEENKVTLDETVETGNGAHKFYNQVMRDAKNGGYGTLTIREAFEKSSNVGISKLVDEHFGSSPSKFMAYLDKVGLAEPFGFQLIGEGKPFFKKPGEKDWYGTSLPWISIGYESKLNPIHTLALYNAVANGGKMMKPYIVKSISKGNTVEKAYAPEVVRKQIASEKTVRELQALLEGVVSRGTARNIANSDYPIAGKTGTAQKLKNGKYTRNYYTSFAGYFPADRPKYSMIVVIDSPKGFAAYGGDVSAPVFKEIADRIYALDMELNPSSQREILKAEFADAKMPLVKAGKAEELQEIFHELGLSATPVNAEEWVQTVSNDTKMEMKVNDTDKAQVPDVSGMSLRDALFILENKGLKVNYSGKGRVKNQSISPGAELTPNATINLVLG is encoded by the coding sequence GTGAATTTTAAAAAATCCATATTGATCCGAGTACGGGTGGTGTTCATCCTCATAGCGCTGGGTTCAGCGCTAATTCCGTATCAAATCGCCAAGCTACAGCTGGCTGAGGGAGACGTATGGAGAGAAAAGGCCGAGACTATCAATTTCCAGTTCCGTGAAGTACCGGCCACCCGGGGAAATATTTACGCCAGTGATGGAAGCCTACTGGCGACAAGCCTGCCTTTCTATCGTGTGGCATTGGATCCTACCATTGCTGATAAAGATGATTACAACGAGGGGTTGGATTCGCTTGCCCGTTTGCTTTCTGGTTTTTACAAAGACAGATCGGCTGCCTCTTACAAAAGAATGATCAATGATGCCCGGCTTGACCAGAAGCGTTACTTGGTTTTGAACCGAAAGCAGATCGGCTATCAGGCGATGCAGCAGATGTCTACATGGCCTATCTTCCGAGAAGGGCGACTAGGAGGTGGAGTTCTTTTTGAAAAAGTAGAAAAGCGATATAGACCTTTTAATTCCCTGGCCAGCCGCACCGTTGGCTTTTTGAATGAGGATAATTATGGAGCTGGGATAGAATATAGTTTTAATAATTACCTGAAAGGCCAAGATGGGAAAGCATTATTTCAGCGATTGGCAGGGGGGAGCTGGAAGCCGGTTTTTGATGCTGAAGATGTGAAACCTGAGAATGGTTTTGATGTAATCACTACCCTGGATGTCAATATACAAGATGTGGCTGAAACCGCCCTGCGCAGACAATTGACTGACCGGGATGCAGAATTTGGCTCGGTGATCGTCATGGAAGTGAAAACGGGACAGATTAAAGCCATCACAAACCTTCAGCGAAATACCAGCGGAAATGGCTATGGCGAAAACTACAATTTCGCTATTGGTGACCAAGGCTCTACAGAACCCGGGTCTACTTTCAAATTGCTCTCTATGTTAGCGCTCTTGGAGGAAAACAAAGTGACCCTTGACGAAACGGTAGAAACCGGAAATGGAGCGCACAAATTCTATAATCAGGTGATGCGGGACGCTAAGAACGGTGGGTATGGCACATTGACAATCCGTGAGGCATTTGAAAAATCATCCAATGTGGGGATTTCTAAGCTGGTGGACGAGCACTTCGGCTCTAGCCCATCGAAGTTTATGGCCTACCTAGACAAAGTCGGCTTGGCAGAGCCATTTGGCTTTCAATTGATCGGGGAAGGAAAACCATTCTTCAAGAAGCCGGGAGAAAAAGACTGGTATGGGACTTCATTGCCATGGATTTCCATAGGTTATGAATCCAAGCTCAATCCGATCCATACTTTGGCACTTTACAATGCAGTAGCAAATGGAGGCAAAATGATGAAACCTTACATCGTCAAGTCCATTTCTAAGGGCAATACCGTGGAGAAAGCATACGCTCCAGAGGTGGTGCGCAAGCAAATTGCCTCGGAAAAAACCGTCAGGGAACTTCAAGCGCTTTTGGAAGGCGTGGTCTCCCGTGGGACAGCTAGAAACATCGCCAATTCAGATTACCCTATTGCTGGGAAAACAGGAACTGCGCAAAAGCTGAAAAACGGTAAATATACCAGAAACTACTACACCAGCTTTGCGGGCTATTTTCCAGCAGACCGCCCTAAATACTCCATGATTGTGGTGATAGATAGTCCGAAGGGATTTGCCGCTTACGGCGGGGATGTTTCAGCTCCTGTATTCAAGGAAATTGCTGATAGGATTTACGCTTTGGACATGGAGCTGAATCCGAGTAGCCAGCGTGAAATCCTGAAGGCTGAATTTGCGGATGCAAAAATGCCCCTGGTGAAAGCTGGGAAAGCAGAGGAGCTCCAAGAGATTTTTCATGAATTGGGACTGAGTGCTACACCTGTAAACGCCGAAGAGTGGGTACAGACAGTCTCGAATGATACGAAGATGGAAATGAAAGTGAATGACACGGATAAGGCTCAGGTTCCAGATGTATCAGGGATGTCTTTGCGGGACGCACTTTTCATTTTAGAAAATAAAGGTTTGAAAGTGAATTATTCCGGTAAGGGAAGGGTGAAAAACCAGTCCATTTCCCCGGGTGCTGAGCTTACACCAAATGCAACAATAAATTTAGTATTAGGATAA
- the mraY gene encoding phospho-N-acetylmuramoyl-pentapeptide-transferase — MLYPLFDYLDKVLDIPGAGVFQYISFRAGMAAVFSLIITISFGHKIIAWIRNKQIGETVRDLGLDGQQEKKGTPTMGGLMMIAAILIPTLLFGDLDNIYIILLLVTTVWLGAIGFIDDYIKVFRKNKEGLAGRFKIIGQIGIGIIVGSTLYFNESVVIREFQNPVSIDAGIVETPAFKDVKVAKTTIPFTKNNELNYETLLGFLGEAMTPVLYIFVVTFIITAVSNGANITDGIDGLAAGTSAIIGITIAIFAYISGNAIFSQYLNVMYIPNSGELVIFASAFVGACVGFLWYNAYPAQVFMGDTGSLMLGGVIAVLALTLRKELMIPLMCGVFVIENVSVMLQVGYFKYTKKKYGEGRRIFLMSPLHHHYQKKNIPEAKIVTRFWIVGILLAVMTLATLKLR; from the coding sequence ATGCTTTATCCTCTATTTGACTACTTAGACAAAGTGCTGGATATCCCGGGAGCGGGGGTGTTTCAATACATCTCCTTCAGAGCGGGAATGGCGGCTGTGTTTTCTTTGATCATTACTATTTCATTTGGTCACAAAATCATCGCCTGGATCAGAAATAAGCAAATTGGAGAAACGGTACGGGACCTGGGCCTCGATGGACAGCAGGAGAAGAAGGGCACGCCTACCATGGGCGGCTTGATGATGATTGCGGCGATTTTGATCCCTACTTTGTTGTTTGGCGATCTAGATAATATCTACATCATCTTATTGCTCGTGACTACGGTGTGGCTTGGAGCGATTGGGTTTATTGATGATTACATCAAGGTTTTCAGAAAAAATAAGGAAGGTCTCGCCGGAAGGTTCAAGATTATCGGGCAGATCGGTATAGGTATTATCGTAGGATCCACTTTGTATTTCAATGAAAGTGTGGTGATCCGGGAGTTCCAAAATCCGGTATCCATTGATGCAGGAATAGTAGAGACTCCAGCTTTCAAAGATGTGAAAGTGGCCAAGACCACCATTCCCTTTACCAAAAACAATGAACTGAATTATGAGACGCTTTTGGGATTCTTGGGAGAGGCGATGACTCCGGTTCTCTACATTTTCGTGGTGACCTTTATCATCACTGCCGTATCCAATGGGGCCAATATCACGGATGGTATAGATGGCTTGGCAGCAGGTACTTCGGCCATTATTGGGATTACCATCGCCATTTTTGCCTACATCAGCGGTAATGCCATTTTCTCCCAGTATCTCAATGTCATGTACATCCCCAACTCCGGTGAGCTGGTGATTTTTGCCTCAGCTTTTGTCGGGGCCTGTGTAGGCTTCTTATGGTACAACGCCTACCCCGCCCAGGTGTTCATGGGAGATACCGGAAGCTTGATGTTGGGAGGAGTGATCGCAGTTTTGGCCTTGACCCTGCGCAAAGAACTGATGATTCCATTGATGTGTGGAGTCTTTGTCATAGAAAATGTAAGTGTGATGCTCCAAGTGGGGTACTTCAAATACACGAAAAAGAAATATGGGGAAGGCAGAAGGATTTTCCTGATGTCGCCTTTGCACCATCACTATCAAAAGAAAAATATCCCCGAAGCCAAAATCGTCACCAGGTTTTGGATTGTGGGAATTTTGTTGGCAGTGATGACTTTGGCAACTCTGAAATTGAGATAA
- the murD gene encoding UDP-N-acetylmuramoyl-L-alanine--D-glutamate ligase → MKRIAILGAGESGMGAAMLAKREGYAVFVSDAGKISAERKTLLEKSGIAYEEGGHSEERILDADLIVKSPGISPKSELLAKAARAEISIIDELEFAFGFSSGRVIAVTGTNGKTTTTLLTFHLMKEAGMDVGLAGNVGQSWAAQLCEADHEWWVIECSSFQIDGFVKFRPTFAILTNITPDHLDRYEYKIENYTASKFRLFNNMQAGDTAIFFAEDALSSEGMKKHALKAGKLMISAEEVQEHGAWTDGAHLTFAVADKSIRVPVESLSIQGKHNLLNSLFAGTAAMLAGVGEVELMLGFQTFKNAPHRMELIREVNGVRFVNDSKGTNVEATAYALASYENPLIWIAGGVDKGNDYTVLMPLVEERVKVMICLGRDNEKLKAAFGTRVKTIRETQDVKEAVSWGMEHAESGDVVLLSPACASFDLFKNYEDRGMQFRSAVENLKPKAIA, encoded by the coding sequence ATGAAACGAATAGCCATCCTAGGTGCCGGAGAAAGCGGAATGGGAGCAGCAATGCTAGCCAAGCGGGAGGGGTATGCGGTTTTCGTTTCTGATGCAGGTAAGATTTCCGCTGAGAGAAAGACCTTGCTGGAAAAGTCTGGGATAGCTTATGAAGAGGGAGGACACAGCGAGGAAAGGATTCTGGATGCAGACCTGATCGTAAAAAGTCCGGGTATCTCTCCAAAGAGTGAGCTACTGGCGAAAGCCGCGCGAGCTGAGATTTCAATTATTGATGAGCTGGAGTTTGCATTTGGGTTCAGTAGTGGGAGAGTAATCGCAGTTACCGGAACTAATGGTAAAACTACCACCACACTGTTAACCTTTCACTTGATGAAAGAAGCAGGAATGGATGTTGGACTTGCAGGTAATGTGGGGCAAAGCTGGGCTGCGCAATTGTGTGAAGCAGACCATGAGTGGTGGGTGATCGAGTGCAGCAGTTTTCAGATTGACGGTTTCGTGAAGTTCAGGCCTACTTTTGCCATTTTGACGAATATCACTCCAGATCACCTGGATAGATATGAGTATAAAATAGAAAATTACACAGCCTCCAAATTCAGGCTTTTCAACAATATGCAAGCTGGAGATACGGCTATTTTCTTTGCTGAAGATGCGCTGAGTTCGGAAGGAATGAAGAAGCATGCGCTAAAAGCTGGGAAGCTGATGATATCTGCCGAGGAGGTTCAAGAGCATGGCGCATGGACAGATGGAGCGCATTTGACTTTTGCCGTTGCAGATAAGTCCATCCGTGTACCAGTAGAATCCCTGTCCATCCAGGGCAAGCACAATCTGCTCAATTCGCTTTTTGCCGGTACGGCAGCTATGCTGGCTGGAGTTGGCGAAGTGGAATTGATGCTGGGCTTTCAGACTTTCAAAAATGCACCCCATAGGATGGAGTTGATCCGTGAAGTGAATGGGGTACGTTTTGTCAATGATAGCAAGGGGACCAATGTAGAGGCTACCGCTTATGCTTTGGCCAGCTATGAAAACCCATTGATCTGGATAGCAGGAGGAGTAGATAAAGGAAATGATTATACCGTTTTGATGCCTTTGGTGGAGGAGCGGGTCAAGGTTATGATCTGTCTGGGAAGAGATAATGAAAAGTTGAAAGCGGCCTTTGGTACGCGTGTGAAAACTATCCGGGAAACCCAGGATGTGAAAGAAGCTGTAAGCTGGGGTATGGAGCATGCCGAATCCGGAGATGTGGTATTGCTTTCGCCTGCTTGTGCCAGTTTTGACTTGTTCAAAAACTATGAAGATCGAGGAATGCAATTCCGGAGTGCTGTTGAAAATTTAAAACCTAAAGCCATCGCATGA
- a CDS encoding UDP-N-acetylmuramoyl-L-alanyl-D-glutamate--2,6-diaminopimelate ligase, producing the protein MTLLKDILYKVSLTSTTGDMEVEVKDIVFDSRKVSEGSAFVAVPGTQVDGHDFIDKALELGATSVICEKLPHALNEGITYVQVVNSAKALGIMASNYFGNPSEQIQVVAITGTNGKTTTATLLHQLFMRMGYSTGLLSTVENKINEQVIPATHTTPDAVAVQALLRQMVDEGCTHCFMEASSHAIVQERIAGLKLAGAVFTNITHDHLDYHGTFDAYIKAKKQLFDELPKGAFALVNGDDKRGTVMLQNSKASHQTFALKSPADFKAKIISNTLEGLELDINGKLIWFRMIGAFNAYNLLGVLGVAVLLGEEEDEVLRELSGIPGAKGRFDRISIAGITAIVDYAHTPDALDNVLKTINGVRTGGEQLITIVGCGGNRDTTKRPIMAKLAVQESDKAILTSDNPRFEDPEQILKDMQAGIGPSEIRKTLTIVDRKEAIKTACMLSQKGDIILIAGKGHEDYQEIKGVKHHFDDAEIVTEFLQQLTQN; encoded by the coding sequence ATGACCCTGCTGAAAGACATATTGTATAAAGTATCACTTACGTCCACTACAGGAGATATGGAGGTGGAAGTGAAGGATATTGTCTTTGATAGCCGCAAGGTGAGCGAAGGAAGTGCCTTTGTGGCAGTTCCGGGTACACAAGTGGATGGGCACGATTTTATAGATAAAGCACTAGAGCTAGGCGCGACCAGTGTGATCTGTGAGAAATTACCCCATGCGCTGAATGAGGGGATCACGTATGTGCAGGTAGTGAATTCTGCCAAGGCCTTGGGAATTATGGCAAGTAATTACTTTGGCAATCCTTCTGAGCAGATTCAGGTGGTAGCCATTACCGGTACCAATGGTAAAACCACTACTGCTACTCTTTTGCATCAGTTGTTCATGCGCATGGGCTATAGCACTGGTTTGCTTTCCACGGTAGAAAATAAAATCAACGAGCAGGTGATCCCTGCTACGCATACTACGCCGGATGCTGTAGCCGTTCAGGCTTTGCTACGGCAAATGGTAGACGAGGGCTGCACCCATTGTTTTATGGAGGCAAGTTCTCATGCCATAGTACAGGAAAGAATAGCCGGTTTGAAGCTTGCAGGTGCGGTTTTTACCAATATTACGCATGACCACCTGGATTATCACGGGACATTCGATGCTTACATCAAGGCCAAAAAGCAGCTTTTCGATGAGCTACCTAAAGGAGCTTTTGCACTGGTAAATGGCGATGATAAGCGTGGGACTGTAATGCTTCAAAACAGCAAGGCTTCTCACCAGACTTTTGCGCTGAAATCTCCCGCAGACTTTAAAGCCAAAATCATTTCCAATACACTGGAGGGTCTGGAGCTTGATATTAACGGAAAGTTGATTTGGTTTAGAATGATCGGTGCTTTCAATGCCTACAATCTACTGGGAGTTCTGGGAGTGGCAGTTTTGCTAGGAGAAGAGGAAGACGAAGTGCTCAGGGAACTTTCGGGTATTCCCGGAGCCAAGGGCAGGTTTGATAGGATTTCTATCGCTGGCATTACGGCTATAGTAGATTATGCGCATACGCCTGATGCACTGGACAATGTACTGAAAACCATCAATGGGGTACGTACCGGAGGCGAGCAGTTGATTACCATAGTAGGGTGTGGGGGCAACAGAGACACGACCAAGCGTCCCATCATGGCGAAGCTAGCAGTTCAGGAAAGTGATAAGGCGATCCTGACTTCCGACAATCCCAGATTTGAGGATCCTGAGCAGATTTTGAAAGATATGCAAGCTGGCATTGGTCCTTCTGAGATTAGAAAAACGCTTACGATAGTAGATCGCAAAGAGGCCATAAAAACAGCCTGTATGCTTTCCCAAAAAGGAGATATCATCCTTATAGCTGGCAAAGGCCATGAGGATTACCAAGAAATCAAAGGAGTAAAACACCACTTCGATGATGCCGAAATAGTAACAGAATTTTTACAACAATTGACACAAAACTGA
- the murC gene encoding UDP-N-acetylmuramate--L-alanine ligase encodes MSFEGIHSVHLLGIGGIGMSALARWFRHEGYVVSGYDRSPSPLIDELIAEGMEVGFEDSLECIPEEVKSHPAKSLIVWTPALPKDSQQLNFFQENKYKLQKRSEVLGVLTSSYYTIAVAGTHGKTTTSSMIAHLLKSAGKPVAAFLGGITQNYQSNLILGKKKSKGQKLVVVEADEFDRSFLRLHPNEAVITSADADHLDIYGDEQHILDGFIAFTELLDKKGKIYIQQNALLRLTEERLPKVIKKEYGLRSSGIHAENIQAKPGFFVFDYVDSKQDIKGLELYIPGFHNVENALAAIAIALDHGLSEKEIRKGLSSFKGVKRRFEIHVNEGGQVYIDDYAHHPEEIRACLSSVRAMFPAKQLTVVFQPHLFSRTRDFADEFSESLSLADAVILLDIYPARELPIAGVTSEMLLEKINSSDKILLGKNDLMQHLDQASTEVLVTMGAGDIDRLVPEIASWMKNRINPLAV; translated from the coding sequence ATGAGTTTCGAAGGAATACATAGCGTCCATTTACTAGGGATTGGCGGCATAGGCATGAGTGCTTTGGCTCGTTGGTTCCGTCATGAAGGCTATGTGGTTTCGGGCTATGATCGCAGTCCATCTCCCTTGATAGATGAGCTGATCGCCGAAGGTATGGAGGTGGGTTTTGAGGATTCTCTGGAATGTATACCGGAGGAAGTGAAGAGTCATCCTGCCAAGTCTTTGATTGTATGGACTCCAGCTTTGCCGAAGGACAGCCAGCAGCTGAATTTCTTTCAAGAAAATAAGTATAAGCTTCAGAAAAGATCTGAAGTACTGGGGGTGTTGACCAGTTCCTATTACACTATCGCTGTGGCAGGGACACATGGGAAGACTACTACTTCCTCCATGATTGCACATTTGTTGAAATCTGCCGGTAAGCCTGTTGCGGCTTTTCTGGGAGGGATCACACAGAACTATCAGAGTAACCTGATTCTGGGTAAGAAAAAGTCAAAAGGGCAAAAGCTGGTAGTCGTGGAAGCGGATGAGTTTGATCGTTCCTTTCTGCGCCTTCATCCCAATGAAGCGGTGATAACCAGTGCAGATGCTGATCATCTGGATATTTATGGTGACGAGCAGCACATATTGGATGGGTTTATTGCATTCACGGAGTTACTGGATAAAAAAGGTAAAATCTACATCCAGCAGAATGCCCTTCTACGGTTAACCGAAGAGAGATTGCCTAAAGTGATCAAGAAAGAATATGGTCTGAGATCTTCGGGAATACACGCTGAAAATATTCAGGCCAAGCCTGGGTTTTTTGTATTTGATTATGTGGATAGCAAGCAGGATATCAAAGGCTTGGAACTATATATTCCGGGTTTTCACAATGTGGAAAATGCCCTTGCGGCTATCGCCATCGCATTGGATCATGGATTGAGCGAAAAGGAGATTCGTAAAGGATTGAGCTCATTTAAAGGAGTAAAGAGGAGATTTGAAATTCATGTAAATGAGGGTGGTCAAGTGTATATCGACGATTATGCTCATCATCCGGAGGAAATCCGAGCCTGTTTGAGTTCAGTTCGTGCGATGTTTCCTGCGAAGCAATTGACCGTGGTGTTTCAGCCTCATTTATTCAGTCGCACCAGAGATTTTGCGGATGAATTTTCAGAAAGTCTTTCCCTGGCGGATGCGGTCATTTTGCTGGATATCTATCCCGCGAGAGAGCTGCCTATAGCGGGAGTTACATCGGAGATGCTGTTAGAGAAAATCAATTCTTCCGATAAGATTTTGCTTGGCAAAAATGATCTAATGCAGCATTTGGACCAGGCTTCTACTGAAGTACTGGTGACCATGGGCGCAGGGGATATAGATAGGCTGGTGCCGGAAATAGCCTCCTGGATGAAGAATAGAATAAACCCTCTGGCGGTATGA
- a CDS encoding FtsW/RodA/SpoVE family cell cycle protein has translation MNQFKAWIDDNFKGDPIIWAIVILLSLFSILVVYSATGSLAYKYAGGNTELYLFRHSLLIFTSLVVMWFAHKIPYRKYAIYAKLGVIISIPLLLVTYLFGSNINEANRWLTIPVINQAFQPSDLAKLSLIAAIAVMLAKRQKNIKDFKNTFVPIIIAIGLICGLIALANFSTAILLLLTCLIIMFIGRVPVKYLAMVVMVGALGLTAAGFLGQRGSTLVSRVEDFLNKDEIPFQAEQSFIAIATGGIGGKGPGNSEQRNSLPHPYSDFIYAIIIEEYGLIGGFSVLFLYLALLYRGMRIMANSNKAFGGLLSAGLSFALVIQALVNMAVAVGLGPITGLPLPLLSMGGTSLVFTGISLGIILSVSRGDHQDESQASPAFSNRTRLKTA, from the coding sequence ATGAATCAGTTTAAGGCATGGATAGACGATAATTTCAAAGGAGACCCAATCATTTGGGCCATCGTGATCTTGTTGTCTCTTTTCAGCATTCTGGTGGTTTATTCTGCCACTGGATCACTGGCGTATAAATATGCGGGAGGAAACACTGAGTTGTATTTGTTCAGGCATTCCTTATTGATATTTACCTCTCTTGTAGTGATGTGGTTTGCGCATAAAATCCCATACCGAAAGTATGCCATCTATGCCAAGCTAGGCGTGATCATCTCCATACCGCTTTTGCTGGTGACTTATCTATTTGGATCCAATATCAATGAAGCAAATCGTTGGTTGACTATCCCAGTGATCAATCAGGCATTTCAGCCTTCAGATCTAGCAAAGTTGTCTCTGATAGCCGCCATCGCGGTGATGCTGGCGAAGCGTCAGAAGAATATCAAGGATTTCAAAAACACCTTTGTACCTATCATTATCGCCATTGGGTTGATTTGCGGATTAATTGCTCTGGCTAATTTCTCAACGGCAATTTTGCTACTGCTCACTTGCCTGATCATCATGTTTATCGGACGGGTGCCGGTGAAATATCTGGCTATGGTAGTGATGGTAGGAGCTTTGGGGCTCACTGCCGCAGGATTTCTCGGGCAGCGGGGCAGTACCCTGGTGTCCCGTGTGGAAGATTTTCTGAACAAAGACGAGATTCCTTTCCAGGCGGAGCAATCATTTATTGCTATTGCCACAGGTGGAATAGGAGGGAAAGGGCCGGGCAATAGTGAGCAGAGAAATTCTCTTCCACACCCTTACTCGGATTTTATCTACGCCATTATCATTGAAGAATATGGATTGATCGGAGGGTTTAGTGTGCTGTTTCTTTATTTGGCTCTGCTGTATAGGGGCATGCGCATTATGGCCAATTCGAATAAGGCCTTTGGAGGCTTGCTATCGGCAGGATTGAGTTTTGCGCTGGTGATCCAGGCTTTGGTCAATATGGCTGTTGCCGTAGGGCTTGGGCCGATTACGGGTCTGCCTTTGCCATTGCTGAGTATGGGGGGGACATCCTTGGTCTTTACCGGTATTTCACTGGGAATTATTCTCTCCGTCAGCCGAGGAGATCATCAGGACGAGTCCCAGGCCAGTCCAGCATTTTCTAATAGAACCAGACTAAAAACTGCTTAA